In a genomic window of Melitaea cinxia chromosome 2, ilMelCinx1.1, whole genome shotgun sequence:
- the LOC123664770 gene encoding COMM domain-containing protein 2-like isoform X1, with product MIIFLSELQKDHLNLLHQHSIQVLVDFCKLTIDYLNNGMNEKKCAIAAEKLDVLVSVVQNLIHALAYLIVEGCKHNLSEPNFRSSLALAGFSEEQQQVLVKLHNAKKAEISGAINLLQQKDPSYLDLTWRFEVQVASKSSQEEIKPMVVMDFVLTTPKNFGQSDDFAHITSKQKNSLPCSSIVSSIQDAKTASQCQHIINHILLQSDLSNLVHLTNRLEEALKESKSQHIRKVQRAL from the exons ATGATAATATTCTTGAGTGAGTTACAAAAAGACCACCTGAATTTACTACATCAACACTCTATTCAGG TTTTAGTAGATTTTTGTAAACTTACTATTGATTATCTTAATAATGGCATGAATGAGAAAAAGTGTGCTATTGCTGCag AAAAACTAGATGTTCTAGTGTCAGTAGTACAAAATCTTATCCATGCACTGGCTTATTTAATTGTAGAAGGATGTAAACATAAT TTGTCAGAACCAAACTTTCGATCATCTCTAGCTCTAGCTGGGTTTTCTGAAGAACAACAACAAGTTCTAGTAAAATTACATAATGCTAAAAAAGCAGAAATATCAGGAGCTATAAACTTACTTCAACAGAAAGACCCCAGTTACCTGGATCTTACTTGGAGATTTGAAGTGCAG GTGGCTTCAAAGAGTTCACAAGAAGAAATAAAGCCTATGGTTGTTATGGATTTTGTTCTAACAACTCCTAAAAACTTTGGTCAAAGTGATGATTTTGCACATAtaacatcaaaacaaaaaaatagctTACCCTGTAGTAGTATAGTGTCGTCAATACAAGACGCCAAGACAGCCAGTCAATGCCAGCATATTATAAATCACATTCTTCTACAATCTGATCTTTCCAACTTAGTACACCTAACAAACAGGCTAGAAGAAGCTTTAAAAGAGTCTAAAAGTCAGCATATACGCAAAGTACAAAGAgcattataa
- the LOC123664770 gene encoding COMM domain-containing protein 2-like isoform X2 — protein sequence MNEKKCAIAAEKLDVLVSVVQNLIHALAYLIVEGCKHNLSEPNFRSSLALAGFSEEQQQVLVKLHNAKKAEISGAINLLQQKDPSYLDLTWRFEVQVASKSSQEEIKPMVVMDFVLTTPKNFGQSDDFAHITSKQKNSLPCSSIVSSIQDAKTASQCQHIINHILLQSDLSNLVHLTNRLEEALKESKSQHIRKVQRAL from the exons ATGAATGAGAAAAAGTGTGCTATTGCTGCag AAAAACTAGATGTTCTAGTGTCAGTAGTACAAAATCTTATCCATGCACTGGCTTATTTAATTGTAGAAGGATGTAAACATAAT TTGTCAGAACCAAACTTTCGATCATCTCTAGCTCTAGCTGGGTTTTCTGAAGAACAACAACAAGTTCTAGTAAAATTACATAATGCTAAAAAAGCAGAAATATCAGGAGCTATAAACTTACTTCAACAGAAAGACCCCAGTTACCTGGATCTTACTTGGAGATTTGAAGTGCAG GTGGCTTCAAAGAGTTCACAAGAAGAAATAAAGCCTATGGTTGTTATGGATTTTGTTCTAACAACTCCTAAAAACTTTGGTCAAAGTGATGATTTTGCACATAtaacatcaaaacaaaaaaatagctTACCCTGTAGTAGTATAGTGTCGTCAATACAAGACGCCAAGACAGCCAGTCAATGCCAGCATATTATAAATCACATTCTTCTACAATCTGATCTTTCCAACTTAGTACACCTAACAAACAGGCTAGAAGAAGCTTTAAAAGAGTCTAAAAGTCAGCATATACGCAAAGTACAAAGAgcattataa